Proteins encoded within one genomic window of Nitrospirota bacterium:
- a CDS encoding DUF2283 domain-containing protein, with the protein MNVSYDDKGDVLYLRLDDMTQEVVNTRVSEDVVLDIGTGDKIVGIEIMNASKNIRLDNLLPVKYALSVR; encoded by the coding sequence ATGAATGTTTCATATGATGACAAGGGAGATGTACTTTATCTCAGATTAGATGATATGACACAAGAAGTTGTAAACACGCGGGTATCAGAAGATGTAGTTCTTGATATTGGAACCGGTGATAAAATAGTAGGCATTGAAATCATGAATGCCTCAAAAAATATAAGACTGGACAACTTACTGCCTGTCAAATACGCATTATCGGTGAGATAA
- a CDS encoding tRNA1(Val) (adenine(37)-N6)-methyltransferase codes for MLTLDFIKDIKIYQRKRGYRFSIDSLLLCDFVRGGFHTKLIADFGAGSGIIGILLAKKFTKSGVHLVEIQEELSALSKRNVEINALDDNITVHMRDIRTVNGYFSQNSFDIVVSNPPFRKPVSGMICPDMEKAIARHELKITFDELVNSAFYLLKGKGKLVFIYHPSRFVETIEILKKNKFEPKRIRFVHSNTETEAKMYLMEAVKEGKPELTIEPPLFLYETHGQYTQEVQNIIGKTIS; via the coding sequence ATGCTGACGCTTGATTTCATTAAGGATATAAAAATATATCAAAGAAAGCGTGGATACAGGTTTTCCATTGATTCGTTGCTGCTTTGTGATTTCGTAAGGGGTGGATTTCATACAAAGTTAATAGCTGACTTTGGGGCAGGCTCAGGGATTATCGGAATTCTGCTTGCCAAAAAATTTACAAAATCCGGCGTCCACTTAGTAGAAATTCAGGAGGAGTTATCGGCACTTTCAAAAAGAAATGTTGAAATTAACGCTCTCGATGACAACATTACTGTTCACATGCGCGATATACGAACAGTAAACGGGTATTTTAGCCAAAACAGTTTTGACATAGTTGTATCAAACCCCCCATTCCGCAAACCGGTAAGCGGTATGATTTGTCCGGATATGGAAAAAGCGATTGCAAGACATGAACTTAAAATCACTTTTGATGAACTTGTTAACTCCGCCTTTTACTTGCTTAAAGGTAAGGGGAAACTTGTTTTTATTTACCATCCATCCAGATTTGTTGAGACCATAGAAATTCTGAAAAAAAATAAATTTGAGCCTAAACGAATAAGATTTGTTCATTCCAACACGGAAACTGAGGCAAAGATGTATTTAATGGAGGCGGTCAAAGAGGGAAAACCTGAACTGACAATAGAGCCCCCGCTTTTTCTTTACGAAACACACGGCCAGTACACTCAAGAAGTGCAAAATATTATTGGAAAGACAATCAGCTAA
- a CDS encoding EAL domain-containing protein, which produces MKGIGIDVDKEQKDSTTEETTVVHRFTGDFEAVLTGSSNSDIHLLDAILDIVGALVIVSDVNGSIVRFNRMCETTTNYSFDELQGKCVWESLLRKEDVEPFKVDFAKIVDGQYPLSIENFMLTKNGQQRLITWSNTALLNEDSGQVEYVVLTGLDITERKIAEQRLQYLAHFDSLTDLPNRTLFYDRLSHTLGHSRRYNQMFALLFIDLDGFKHINDTLGHDMGDLLLKQTAKKLPNCVRDTDTVAHVGGDEFVIILPFIKKVQDAAFVAEKIIETLSEPFLLDGHDCFVGASIGISIYPSDGDDIDTLLKNSDIAMYQAKERGRSNYQFFNTEMNSRALRRLKLENNLRKALERNEFVLYYQPKINLTTGKVCAAEALIRWLNPKHGIISPVEFIPLAEETGLIIPIGEWVLRTACKESIAWQRAGYPPIVIAVNLSVKQFRAENLIKTIEDILEETQLSPELLELELTESIVMEDAEKAIKVLRNVRDKGIHVAIDDFGMGYSSLSYLKRFPICRLKIDRSFVRDITTDPDDEAISTAIIAMSHSLKLDVTAEGVETYEQLEFLRALKCDEAQGYLFSQPLPSKEFLEFLDSSVTF; this is translated from the coding sequence ATGAAAGGAATTGGGATAGATGTGGATAAAGAGCAAAAAGACAGCACTACAGAGGAGACAACTGTAGTGCATAGATTTACAGGGGACTTTGAGGCTGTTTTGACAGGCAGCAGTAATTCTGATATTCATTTGCTTGATGCTATATTAGACATAGTGGGCGCTCTTGTCATTGTTTCAGATGTAAATGGTTCAATTGTGCGCTTTAACAGGATGTGTGAGACTACCACAAATTATTCCTTTGACGAGCTGCAGGGAAAATGTGTATGGGAGTCCCTGCTAAGAAAAGAGGATGTGGAGCCGTTTAAAGTGGATTTTGCTAAAATTGTAGATGGTCAATATCCTCTTAGCATTGAAAATTTCATGCTTACTAAAAATGGCCAACAGAGATTGATAACATGGTCAAATACAGCACTTTTAAATGAAGACAGTGGTCAGGTTGAATACGTAGTATTAACGGGATTAGACATAACAGAAAGAAAAATAGCGGAACAGCGCCTTCAATACCTTGCCCATTTCGACTCACTTACGGATTTGCCCAACAGAACGCTCTTTTACGACAGATTGAGCCACACGCTGGGCCACTCACGCAGATACAACCAGATGTTTGCCCTGTTGTTTATAGATCTTGACGGTTTTAAGCACATCAACGACACACTGGGGCATGATATGGGAGATTTGCTTCTGAAACAAACTGCCAAGAAACTTCCCAACTGTGTCAGGGATACCGACACTGTGGCCCATGTGGGAGGTGATGAGTTTGTTATAATCCTGCCGTTTATAAAAAAAGTGCAGGATGCAGCTTTTGTGGCTGAAAAAATTATTGAGACACTTTCCGAGCCTTTTTTACTTGACGGACATGATTGTTTTGTAGGCGCTAGCATAGGCATAAGTATTTATCCCAGTGATGGAGACGATATAGATACGCTTCTGAAAAACTCTGACATCGCTATGTATCAAGCTAAGGAAAGGGGTAGAAGCAACTATCAGTTTTTCAACACAGAGATGAACTCAAGAGCGTTAAGACGCCTTAAGCTTGAAAACAACCTGAGAAAAGCGTTAGAAAGAAACGAATTTGTCCTATATTACCAACCCAAAATAAACCTTACAACCGGTAAAGTTTGTGCTGCTGAGGCATTAATTCGTTGGTTAAATCCCAAGCATGGCATAATCTCTCCTGTGGAGTTTATTCCTCTTGCTGAGGAAACCGGATTAATTATACCAATAGGAGAGTGGGTACTAAGGACAGCATGTAAGGAAAGTATTGCATGGCAGAGGGCAGGCTACCCCCCTATCGTAATTGCGGTAAACCTCTCAGTCAAGCAATTCAGGGCGGAAAACCTTATAAAAACCATAGAGGATATTCTTGAAGAAACGCAGTTAAGTCCTGAACTTCTTGAACTGGAGTTAACCGAAAGCATAGTGATGGAGGATGCCGAGAAGGCCATAAAGGTGCTGCGCAATGTCAGGGACAAGGGCATACACGTTGCTATTGATGATTTTGGTATGGGGTATTCGTCTTTGAGTTATTTAAAAAGGTTTCCCATATGCAGGCTTAAGATAGACAGATCATTTGTAAGAGATATAACGACCGACCCCGATGATGAGGCAATATCTACTGCCATAATAGCCATGTCTCACAGCCTTAAACTTGACGTCACTGCAGAGGGGGTTGAAACATATGAGCAGTTGGAGTTTTTGCGGGCGCTTAAATGCGATGAGGCACAGGGCTACCTTTTCTCCCAACCATTACCATCAAAAGAATTCCTTGAGTTTCTTGACAGTTCCGTTACTTTTTAG
- the selB gene encoding selenocysteine-specific translation elongation factor translates to MRYAVLGTAGHIDHGKSSLVKALTGVDPDRLKEEKQRGITIDLGFAELKYAEATVGIVDVPGHEKLIKNMLAGAQGIDMVLFVIAADESIMPQSREHLAICNLLGIKTGIVAITKCDLVDSEFLSLVFEDVRGFVRGTFLENAEIISVSVKDGTNIDNLKKMIGVLAMQTLPKSNGGIFRLPVDRVFTLKGFGTVVTGTAISGMVRVDDHIEIHPSGIKTKVRGLHSHNQPITTGFAGQRLAVNLQGVDRVELSRGNLLTEQNRGITTRRIDVKITLLKDAIALDGKAIVHFHIGTSELTARVIVHGGGKILPVESAYCQIRLKEPITAMVNDRFIIRRFSPVETIGGGIVLDILPPLRGKDMTSLEIYEKGTLEQKISEKIRRVAQSGFTRKQLHSWINEDVKQIDAAIEKLKKSSTIVEVSEILYHMEMIKALESKVATILKDFHKSNPLKAGISKDELCGKFKAVDSKAFFKILPSFPLLVSDKDIVRLKSFNPTLTADDENVRTAIVKMLKAAGFQPPLKDEIASKLSLKLNAITDILKLMASDGTVSRINDSIYLLKEDHSKMLTALKEFSKNKTEISVSEFRDLLQTSRKYALPFLEHLDGKKITMRIGEARKIIGGG, encoded by the coding sequence ATGAGATATGCAGTTCTTGGCACAGCAGGCCACATAGACCACGGGAAGAGTTCATTGGTTAAGGCTCTTACCGGTGTTGATCCGGACAGGCTAAAAGAGGAAAAACAGCGCGGTATAACTATAGATCTTGGGTTTGCCGAGTTAAAGTATGCAGAGGCAACGGTGGGGATTGTTGATGTACCGGGGCATGAAAAACTCATTAAAAACATGCTTGCAGGCGCTCAGGGAATAGACATGGTGCTCTTTGTAATTGCCGCAGACGAGAGCATTATGCCTCAAAGCAGAGAACATCTTGCTATTTGTAACCTGCTTGGCATTAAGACAGGGATAGTTGCAATCACTAAGTGTGATTTAGTTGACTCAGAGTTTTTGTCATTGGTTTTTGAGGACGTCCGGGGGTTTGTGCGTGGCACGTTTTTAGAGAATGCCGAAATTATATCGGTATCCGTTAAAGACGGCACTAATATTGACAATCTGAAAAAAATGATCGGTGTCCTTGCAATGCAAACACTGCCGAAATCCAATGGCGGGATATTCCGTCTTCCGGTTGACCGGGTTTTTACTCTAAAAGGGTTTGGCACTGTTGTAACCGGAACGGCAATATCAGGGATGGTAAGAGTTGATGACCACATAGAGATACATCCATCAGGGATTAAGACAAAAGTGCGGGGACTGCATAGCCATAACCAGCCGATAACCACAGGTTTTGCTGGTCAGCGGCTTGCAGTAAACCTTCAGGGAGTTGACAGGGTTGAGTTAAGCCGGGGCAATCTCCTGACTGAACAAAACAGAGGGATTACAACCAGGCGGATTGATGTTAAAATCACTCTGCTAAAGGATGCTATTGCCCTTGATGGTAAGGCAATCGTCCATTTTCATATAGGGACATCAGAGTTAACTGCAAGAGTGATAGTCCATGGCGGAGGGAAAATCCTGCCCGTTGAGAGCGCATACTGTCAGATACGACTGAAAGAGCCCATAACGGCAATGGTTAATGACAGATTTATCATAAGGAGATTCTCTCCGGTTGAGACCATAGGCGGAGGGATTGTACTTGATATTTTACCACCACTCAGAGGAAAAGACATGACAAGCCTTGAGATTTATGAAAAAGGCACATTGGAGCAAAAAATTTCAGAGAAAATCAGACGAGTGGCTCAGTCTGGCTTTACCCGCAAACAACTGCACAGCTGGATTAATGAGGATGTCAAACAAATTGATGCTGCCATTGAAAAATTAAAGAAAAGCAGTACAATTGTAGAAGTTTCAGAGATTTTGTACCATATGGAAATGATAAAGGCTCTGGAGTCAAAAGTAGCAACAATACTCAAAGATTTCCATAAATCTAATCCACTTAAAGCAGGGATTTCTAAAGATGAGCTTTGTGGAAAGTTTAAAGCGGTTGATTCAAAAGCGTTTTTTAAAATTTTACCTTCTTTTCCACTGTTGGTATCAGACAAAGACATTGTGCGGTTAAAGTCTTTTAATCCCACCCTTACCGCAGATGATGAAAATGTCCGTACGGCGATAGTTAAAATGCTTAAGGCTGCGGGATTTCAGCCTCCCCTTAAAGATGAAATAGCATCAAAGCTTTCGTTAAAATTAAATGCAATTACAGATATTTTGAAACTTATGGCCTCAGACGGGACAGTTAGCAGAATAAACGATTCGATTTACCTTTTAAAAGAAGACCACAGTAAGATGCTTACAGCATTAAAGGAATTCTCAAAGAACAAAACCGAGATAAGTGTTTCCGAATTCAGAGACCTCTTGCAAACCTCAAGAAAGTACGCTCTCCCTTTTCTTGAACATCTCGACGGGAAAAAAATAACCATGAGAATAGGTGAGGCCAGAAAGATTATAGGGGGAGGTTAA
- a CDS encoding DUF3800 domain-containing protein — protein MRKRTFYLCFVIYHVIFDYMLFFIDESWQSSLNKKHKVGVLSAMQINSRDFNECSKQIYRLKSAFLGVNSGEIKGKDLFKNFYFKLEARCIKSNGLELARNIFGYMETLGVRYFASIVFSEKEIDLACENVDQLERPYYFLFERIDQFMKDNCPDLMAKLIFDDRGVESNKKTSKSLINFFHKCKVGQSFDSIIKVPLFAISSENVGIQMADVGAYVLGKRFTGDKKSIEFFTKVKALQFINKTPVVEINGKKLPLKGFKVIREK, from the coding sequence GTGAGAAAGCGGACATTTTATTTGTGTTTTGTGATTTATCATGTTATATTTGACTATATGTTATTTTTTATAGATGAGAGTTGGCAATCGTCACTTAACAAAAAACACAAAGTGGGAGTTTTGTCAGCAATGCAAATTAATAGCCGCGATTTCAATGAATGTTCTAAACAGATATATAGGCTAAAAAGTGCTTTTTTAGGGGTCAATAGCGGCGAAATTAAAGGAAAAGATCTTTTCAAAAATTTTTATTTTAAACTTGAAGCAAGATGTATAAAATCTAACGGATTAGAACTTGCAAGAAATATTTTTGGTTATATGGAGACTTTAGGTGTAAGATATTTTGCTTCTATTGTATTTTCAGAAAAAGAGATTGACCTGGCTTGCGAAAATGTAGATCAACTTGAAAGACCATATTATTTCTTATTTGAACGAATAGATCAGTTTATGAAAGATAATTGTCCTGACCTTATGGCAAAACTAATTTTTGATGACCGTGGTGTAGAGTCTAATAAGAAAACGTCTAAAAGTCTAATTAATTTCTTTCATAAATGTAAAGTAGGACAAAGCTTTGATTCCATCATCAAAGTTCCGTTATTTGCAATTTCCTCAGAAAATGTCGGCATACAAATGGCAGACGTGGGTGCATATGTTTTAGGAAAAAGATTTACTGGTGACAAAAAAAGCATTGAATTTTTTACAAAGGTAAAAGCTTTACAATTTATAAACAAAACGCCAGTTGTAGAGATAAACGGGAAAAAACTGCCATTAAAGGGATTTAAAGTTATAAGAGAAAAATAG